One stretch of Falco naumanni isolate bFalNau1 chromosome 7, bFalNau1.pat, whole genome shotgun sequence DNA includes these proteins:
- the LOC121091905 gene encoding CDC42 small effector protein 2-B-like, whose translation MTEFLVCFNWCNGEQPQPKRRRRLDRNMIGEPMNFVHTAHVGAGDMNSDYSSAVSIQDHMKSKGGYTNSTPATVEI comes from the exons ATGACTGAATtcctggtttgttttaattggTGCAATGGTGAACAGCCCCAGCCG aagagacGTCGGAGACTGGACCGGAATATGATAGGAGAACCAATGAACTTTGTACACACTGCGCATGTTGGGGCAGGAGACATGAATAGTGACTACTCATCC GCTGTATCAATTCAGGACCACATGAAGTCTAAAGGTGGCTACACGAACAGCACTCCTGCAACTGTTGAGATATAG